From Granulicella sp. WH15, the proteins below share one genomic window:
- a CDS encoding alpha/beta hydrolase: MRSPVLSLVLSIFVLAAPALAQQPTLLLWPNGNPEPTKVVGPEIDPSTDANRIVSGKVAIRVTNVSKPSLTVFAPPAGKGNGAAALVFPGGSYIRLSWNVEGTEVCDWLNSIGMTCILVKYRVPEDGHYPANVEDLEDAQQAMRLTRAHAAEWHIDPKRIGAIGFSAGAHLAAALSTHPDFQGKNVPPSTIDARPNFQMIIYPGWLSAKNGKVDPSLAIPPELPPTFLVQAENDYTAHVENVLIYFQALKDAKIPAELHVFTQGGHGFGLRPTDKPISRWPALAEDWLHTIHILGQPGPVPQPD, encoded by the coding sequence ATGCGATCGCCTGTGCTCTCTCTTGTCCTCTCTATCTTTGTCTTGGCCGCGCCGGCGCTGGCCCAGCAGCCCACACTCCTGCTCTGGCCCAACGGCAACCCCGAGCCCACGAAGGTTGTCGGCCCGGAGATTGACCCGAGCACCGACGCTAACCGCATAGTCTCGGGCAAGGTCGCTATCCGGGTCACCAATGTCAGCAAGCCCAGCCTGACGGTCTTTGCGCCGCCTGCGGGTAAAGGCAATGGCGCGGCGGCGCTGGTCTTTCCCGGCGGCTCCTACATACGGCTCTCGTGGAACGTCGAGGGCACCGAGGTCTGCGACTGGCTCAACTCTATCGGGATGACCTGCATCCTGGTCAAGTATCGTGTGCCCGAGGACGGCCACTACCCGGCGAACGTGGAGGACCTTGAGGACGCCCAGCAGGCCATGCGTCTGACTCGCGCACACGCCGCCGAGTGGCATATCGACCCGAAGCGCATCGGGGCTATCGGCTTCTCGGCTGGGGCGCACCTGGCCGCTGCGCTCAGCACGCATCCGGACTTTCAGGGGAAGAACGTTCCGCCCTCGACCATCGACGCCCGGCCTAACTTCCAGATGATTATTTATCCCGGCTGGCTCAGCGCGAAGAACGGTAAAGTTGATCCTTCGCTGGCGATTCCGCCGGAGCTTCCGCCTACGTTTCTGGTGCAGGCGGAGAACGACTACACGGCTCATGTGGAGAATGTTTTGATCTACTTTCAGGCGCTGAAGGATGCGAAGATTCCAGCGGAGCTGCATGTGTTTACGCAGGGTGGGCATGGCTTTGGTCTGAGGCCGACGGATAAGCCGATCTCTCGCTGGCCTGCGCTGGCTGAGGATTGGCTGCATACGATTCATATACTGGGCCAGCCGGGGCCCGTGCCTCAGCCGGATTAA
- the rpe gene encoding ribulose-phosphate 3-epimerase, translated as MIELAFSILASDFAHLADEVSTAERGGGTIVHVDVMDGHFVPNITFGPPVVKALRPITKLPLDCHLMIENPDAYIPEFAAAGADMISVHQEVCRHLHRTLQLIADHNVKPAVVINPATPVDTLIEVLPMVHHVLVMSVNPGFGGQKFLPLALEKIAYLAELREEMGLNFRIEVDGGVAHDTVASVVEAGADMLVAGSAIFAPTVDGRRDPAQTEKNAVEFLKLAHAAAEK; from the coding sequence TTGATCGAGCTTGCATTCTCCATCCTGGCGTCGGACTTCGCTCACCTGGCCGACGAGGTCAGCACAGCCGAGCGCGGCGGCGGCACCATCGTCCACGTCGACGTCATGGACGGCCACTTCGTCCCCAATATCACCTTCGGGCCACCCGTCGTCAAAGCCCTCCGCCCGATCACGAAGCTCCCCCTCGACTGCCACCTGATGATCGAGAACCCCGACGCCTACATCCCCGAGTTCGCCGCTGCGGGGGCGGATATGATCTCCGTCCACCAGGAGGTCTGCCGCCACCTGCACCGGACGCTCCAGCTCATCGCCGACCACAACGTGAAGCCCGCCGTCGTCATCAACCCGGCCACGCCGGTCGATACGCTCATCGAAGTACTGCCGATGGTCCACCACGTCCTCGTCATGAGCGTGAACCCCGGCTTCGGCGGCCAGAAGTTCCTGCCGCTGGCGCTGGAGAAGATCGCGTACCTGGCAGAGTTGCGGGAGGAGATGGGGCTGAACTTCCGGATCGAGGTGGACGGCGGCGTCGCTCACGATACGGTGGCCAGCGTCGTCGAAGCAGGAGCGGATATGCTCGTGGCCGGCTCGGCGATCTTCGCGCCCACGGTAGACGGACGGCGCGATCCCGCGCAGACAGAAAAGAATGCAGTGGAGTTCCTGAAGCTGGCCCACGCGGCGGCTGAAAAATAA
- the nadB gene encoding L-aspartate oxidase, with amino-acid sequence MEPFDFLVVGGGIAGLSAVVRLSQSGSVLCCTKEGLAESNTAYAQGGIAVAMGGDEDVALHLEDTLMAGDGLVDRVAARMLVEQGPQRVEELLTWGTEFDRYTAGEHAGELMRTREGAHSLSRILHANGDATGREIALSLLRHVKSLANVTLMEWTTSVELTVEEGRVVGATLLDGEGGLLNVRVRAVLLATGGAGQVYSDTTNPAVATGDGIALAYRAGAALEDMEFYQFHPTAFAQEGAPRFLLSEALRGEGALLLNAAGERFMPRYHPLLELAPRDVVARAITREALAGPVYLDMRASTIDLHQRFPGISKFLAGYGLDLKRDLIPVGPAAHYLMGGIKTDVQGRTTLPGLYAAGEAACTGVHGANRLASNSLLEGLVFGALAAEAMASDKLPTLQSELAAPAQILEAAVVTDEAAVEAWIAELRALMWRDAGLLRDGEGLRRAKVRLAEMAQTCPHGMTRREIEARNLLTVATVMVECALAREESRGAHFRSDFPEHKPVAVHTVIERGRVTEIQS; translated from the coding sequence ATGGAGCCGTTTGATTTCCTGGTAGTGGGTGGTGGAATCGCAGGGCTCAGCGCAGTGGTTCGCCTGTCCCAGTCGGGTAGTGTGCTGTGCTGCACCAAGGAAGGCCTCGCCGAGTCGAACACAGCCTACGCGCAGGGCGGAATCGCCGTCGCGATGGGCGGCGATGAGGACGTCGCGCTACACCTGGAAGACACGCTGATGGCGGGCGATGGGCTGGTCGATCGCGTCGCCGCCCGGATGCTGGTCGAGCAGGGGCCGCAACGGGTGGAAGAGCTGCTCACGTGGGGGACGGAGTTCGACCGCTACACCGCCGGAGAGCACGCGGGGGAGCTGATGCGGACGCGCGAGGGCGCGCACAGCCTCTCGCGGATTCTGCACGCGAACGGCGACGCGACCGGGCGGGAGATTGCGCTGTCGCTGCTGCGGCATGTGAAGTCGCTGGCCAACGTGACCCTGATGGAGTGGACGACCAGCGTGGAGCTGACGGTGGAGGAGGGCCGTGTGGTGGGGGCTACGCTGCTCGACGGCGAGGGCGGGCTGCTGAACGTGCGCGTGCGTGCGGTGCTGCTGGCGACCGGCGGCGCGGGGCAGGTATACAGCGACACCACGAACCCGGCGGTGGCTACCGGCGACGGCATCGCGCTGGCCTACCGGGCCGGTGCGGCGCTTGAGGATATGGAGTTCTACCAGTTCCACCCGACGGCGTTTGCCCAGGAGGGCGCTCCGCGCTTTCTGCTCAGCGAGGCGCTGCGGGGCGAGGGCGCTCTGCTGTTGAACGCGGCGGGGGAGCGGTTCATGCCGCGCTATCATCCGCTGCTGGAGCTGGCTCCGCGTGACGTGGTGGCGCGGGCGATCACGCGCGAGGCGCTGGCCGGGCCGGTTTATCTGGATATGCGGGCTTCGACGATCGACCTGCACCAGCGCTTTCCGGGGATCTCGAAGTTTCTTGCTGGATATGGGCTCGACCTGAAGCGGGACCTGATCCCGGTGGGTCCAGCGGCGCACTACCTGATGGGCGGCATCAAGACGGACGTGCAGGGACGGACGACGCTGCCAGGGCTCTACGCCGCTGGCGAGGCCGCCTGCACGGGCGTACACGGAGCCAATCGGCTGGCCTCGAACTCGCTGCTGGAGGGGCTGGTCTTTGGTGCGCTGGCGGCGGAGGCGATGGCTTCGGATAAGCTGCCGACGTTGCAGAGTGAGCTGGCGGCTCCGGCGCAGATCCTCGAGGCGGCGGTAGTGACGGACGAGGCTGCGGTAGAGGCGTGGATCGCCGAGCTGCGGGCGCTGATGTGGCGGGACGCCGGGCTGTTGCGCGACGGCGAAGGGCTGCGGAGGGCGAAGGTGCGACTGGCAGAGATGGCGCAGACGTGTCCGCATGGGATGACGCGGCGGGAGATCGAGGCCAGGAACCTGCTGACGGTGGCGACGGTGATGGTGGAGTGCGCACTGGCGCGGGAGGAGAGCCGTGGGGCACACTTTCGCAGCGACTTCCCCGAGCATAAGCCCGTGGCGGTGCACACGGTGATCGAGCGGGGACGGGTGACGGAGATTCAGTCGTAG
- a CDS encoding excinuclease ABC subunit C, giving the protein MASVFQFAHTLAFSPEEAETTLRQIPTLPGVFALYGPRDTDQPYLTRAADLRRRMLRLLAPPDSQSKRLNLREKVARIEYTVTGSEFESLLVLYQSLAAHFGYPEARRRMRLHTPFFLRLTMEHAHPRVYSTNRLSKRNLAQMYGPFPSRAAAERYCDAVLDLFKLRRCYEDLEVSPTHPGCAYGEMKKCMAPCNQSCTADEYRAEAEAVQGFFDSHGQSLLDTIARDRERASSEMEFEQAASLHAHFQRVKAAAALADELVEPLPRLRAVITQPAAKEDSNQTDRAALFLLEGGCLLGPASLSTLGVRAVREQTEVGSSLFAQPLMLQAVPLEGESTTADSPELRAATVIATLEAEATPATDIAMLSDHLSLLRRWYYRPEKQRIGEIFFPNADSKWPIRRVLRGAARMALGEPKAMAETQRDAAAAAKVKILHEGRPDVERVVPVVAKRGRRGKAVLPADVQP; this is encoded by the coding sequence GTGGCCTCCGTCTTCCAATTCGCCCACACCCTCGCCTTCTCGCCGGAAGAGGCCGAGACGACTCTCCGCCAGATCCCCACGCTTCCCGGCGTCTTCGCGCTCTACGGCCCGCGCGACACCGACCAGCCCTACCTGACCCGTGCCGCCGACCTCCGCCGCCGGATGCTCCGCCTACTTGCGCCGCCCGATTCCCAATCGAAGCGCCTCAACCTGCGCGAAAAAGTCGCCCGCATCGAGTACACCGTCACCGGCTCCGAGTTCGAGTCGCTTCTGGTCCTCTACCAGTCGCTCGCCGCGCACTTCGGATATCCCGAAGCCCGCCGCCGGATGCGCCTGCACACGCCCTTCTTCCTGCGCCTGACGATGGAGCACGCCCACCCCCGCGTCTACTCCACCAACCGCCTGTCGAAGCGCAACCTGGCCCAGATGTACGGGCCATTTCCCTCGCGCGCCGCCGCCGAGCGCTACTGCGACGCCGTGCTCGACCTCTTCAAGCTGCGCCGCTGCTACGAGGATCTGGAGGTCAGCCCCACGCACCCCGGCTGCGCCTACGGCGAGATGAAGAAGTGCATGGCTCCCTGCAACCAGAGCTGCACCGCCGACGAGTACCGGGCCGAGGCCGAGGCCGTACAAGGATTTTTCGACAGCCACGGCCAGAGCCTGCTCGACACCATCGCCCGCGACCGTGAGCGCGCTTCGTCCGAGATGGAGTTCGAGCAGGCCGCCTCGCTCCATGCGCACTTTCAGCGCGTCAAGGCCGCAGCCGCGTTGGCCGACGAGCTGGTCGAACCGCTGCCCCGGCTGCGCGCCGTCATCACCCAGCCCGCCGCAAAAGAAGATTCCAACCAGACCGACCGAGCCGCTCTCTTTCTGCTCGAAGGCGGCTGCCTGCTCGGCCCCGCGTCACTCTCAACGCTGGGCGTGCGGGCAGTCCGGGAGCAGACCGAGGTCGGCAGCTCCCTCTTCGCGCAGCCGCTCATGCTTCAAGCCGTCCCGCTCGAAGGCGAGAGCACCACAGCCGATTCACCCGAGCTTCGCGCCGCTACCGTCATCGCCACGCTCGAAGCCGAGGCCACGCCTGCGACCGACATCGCCATGCTGAGCGACCACCTCTCCCTGCTGCGCCGCTGGTACTACCGGCCCGAGAAGCAGCGCATCGGCGAGATATTTTTCCCCAACGCTGATAGCAAATGGCCCATCCGCCGCGTCCTTCGCGGAGCCGCCCGCATGGCCCTCGGCGAGCCGAAGGCCATGGCCGAGACTCAGCGCGACGCCGCAGCCGCAGCCAAGGTAAAGATCCTCCACGAGGGCCGCCCGGATGTGGAACGAGTCGTCCCGGTGGTGGCGAAACGTGGCCGCCGCGGCAAGGCGGTGCTCCCCGCCGATGTGCAGCCGTAG
- the aroB gene encoding 3-dehydroquinate synthase gives MPPTKTMSKTTKTNKTASKSKSSATTSKTAKPTQSQKTAKAAKPLKAAAKTPQAAKPGDAQVIALKTPSASYEIAIGRGLLATLYPRLQKLTGGKPFRTFLVTSPKIWELWADKVRASFPEAQSPTVLFLPAGEKHKRMAAVESLAEQLAEAGADRDALLLAFGGGVIGDITGFLAAIYMRGVPYVQLPTTLLAQVDSSVGGKTGVNLKAGKNLVGSFHHPRAVLADIDTLATLAPEELRAGLQESIKAGIIRDPKLFEYLEQNRDLVLSGDATALAEVVAASVRVKAEVVEQDELESGLRMILNFGHTLGHAIEAATGYKQLLHGEAVAWGSIAALYLALARKTITDSQFTCMATVIEAYGPLPKFKAKAKALVALTASDKKTRSGKRAFVLPTGIGSTEIAYDVTDTELHEAAKAMLDRMKAL, from the coding sequence GTGCCGCCGACCAAAACCATGAGCAAGACGACAAAGACAAACAAGACTGCCAGCAAGAGCAAGTCCTCCGCGACAACCTCGAAGACCGCCAAGCCCACGCAGTCGCAAAAGACTGCAAAGGCCGCCAAGCCACTGAAGGCCGCCGCGAAGACCCCGCAGGCCGCAAAGCCCGGCGACGCGCAGGTCATCGCCCTCAAGACGCCCTCGGCCAGCTACGAGATCGCCATCGGCCGTGGCCTGCTGGCGACGCTCTACCCCCGGCTGCAAAAGCTCACCGGCGGTAAGCCCTTCCGCACGTTCCTCGTCACCAGCCCCAAGATCTGGGAGCTGTGGGCCGATAAGGTCCGCGCCTCGTTCCCCGAGGCCCAGTCCCCCACCGTCCTCTTCCTGCCTGCGGGCGAGAAGCACAAGCGCATGGCCGCGGTAGAGTCTCTGGCCGAGCAGCTCGCCGAGGCGGGTGCCGACCGCGACGCCCTGCTGCTGGCCTTCGGCGGCGGCGTCATCGGAGACATCACCGGCTTCCTGGCCGCCATCTACATGCGCGGCGTGCCGTACGTCCAGTTACCGACGACCCTGCTGGCGCAGGTCGATAGTTCAGTTGGCGGCAAAACCGGCGTCAACCTGAAGGCGGGCAAGAACCTCGTCGGCAGCTTCCACCATCCGCGCGCCGTGCTGGCCGATATCGACACCCTCGCCACGCTCGCGCCCGAGGAACTCCGCGCCGGATTGCAGGAGTCCATCAAGGCCGGAATCATCCGCGACCCGAAGCTCTTCGAGTACCTGGAGCAGAACCGCGACCTCGTGCTCTCGGGCGACGCCACCGCGCTGGCCGAGGTCGTCGCCGCCTCGGTCCGGGTCAAGGCCGAGGTCGTCGAGCAGGACGAGCTAGAGAGCGGCCTGCGCATGATCCTCAACTTCGGCCACACCCTGGGCCACGCCATCGAGGCCGCCACCGGCTACAAGCAGCTTCTGCACGGCGAGGCCGTCGCCTGGGGCTCCATCGCCGCGCTCTATCTCGCGCTGGCCCGCAAGACCATCACCGACAGCCAGTTCACCTGCATGGCCACGGTCATCGAAGCCTACGGCCCGCTGCCGAAGTTCAAGGCCAAGGCCAAGGCACTGGTGGCCCTGACTGCATCGGACAAGAAGACCCGCAGCGGTAAGCGCGCCTTCGTGCTCCCCACCGGCATCGGCTCCACCGAGATCGCCTACGACGTGACCGACACCGAGCTGCACGAGGCCGCCAAGGCCATGCTCGACCGGATGAAGGCGCTATGA
- a CDS encoding (Fe-S)-binding protein: MTGIFALSLLPLTTFAEPQHFSPTEMAVLVLLIVLSGGLFFWRFGPIFRTILHSKKDADFSLRPLGRRVWTFVWEVLCQAKVIQQRPAPGIAHAFVFWGFLAFALVSLNHFATGLRLGFLPPASALGRFYFLFAAAWAVLVAVSITGLFIRRFFVRPIWLGSKVSYESGFISLLIFLLMVTYLGAFAVAESSPALKALWWAHTLALLVFLPLIPHTKHLHLVLSPLTVFLKRDGFSKIPPLSGDEDFGLVTGKDVTQLISLQAYSCVECGRCTEHCPASTTGKVLNPKEIILGLRSYLNEFSPSSEVPLLAESKPLSMEAAFECTTCGSCEFQCPVGIQHLPILIGLRRGATNTGAWEDNYGTKLFLALEKNGNALGLSSLERDKFIKKEAFPIFDGTQEYCLWLGCMGGYDPKGREIIADFARVMTYLGTSFGVLKKEKCTGDPARRLGNDLVFQNLAESGLKAFESAKVQKIVAICPHCVRTIASDWREVGIAPQIEHHSEFMARHQSRLPKQTSGESIVYHDPCYLGRYRDVYEEPRAAVAAAGTLVEAPRSYERSFCCGAGGGLAFLGEESGERVSHVRARELTETGAQTVGTACPFCNTMFRDALSAVSDAPPKLLDIAQLTARALPPRN, encoded by the coding sequence ATGACCGGGATCTTCGCGCTCTCTCTGCTTCCCCTCACAACCTTCGCCGAGCCGCAGCACTTCTCGCCCACCGAGATGGCCGTGCTGGTTCTGCTGATCGTCCTCTCCGGCGGCCTCTTCTTCTGGCGCTTCGGCCCCATCTTCCGCACCATCCTCCACTCCAAAAAGGACGCCGACTTCTCCCTACGCCCATTAGGCCGCCGCGTCTGGACCTTCGTCTGGGAGGTCCTCTGTCAGGCCAAAGTCATCCAGCAACGCCCCGCCCCCGGCATCGCCCATGCCTTCGTCTTCTGGGGCTTCCTGGCCTTCGCGCTGGTCTCGCTCAACCACTTCGCCACCGGCCTCCGGCTCGGCTTCCTGCCGCCCGCCAGCGCGCTCGGCCGGTTCTACTTCCTCTTCGCCGCGGCGTGGGCCGTACTGGTCGCAGTCTCCATCACCGGCCTCTTCATCCGGCGCTTCTTCGTCCGACCCATCTGGCTAGGCAGCAAGGTCAGCTACGAGTCGGGCTTCATCTCGCTGCTCATCTTCCTCCTGATGGTCACCTACCTCGGGGCCTTCGCGGTCGCCGAGTCCAGCCCCGCCCTCAAAGCCCTGTGGTGGGCCCACACCCTCGCGCTGCTGGTCTTCCTGCCGCTGATCCCACACACCAAGCACCTGCACCTCGTCCTCAGCCCGCTGACGGTCTTCCTCAAGCGCGACGGCTTCTCGAAGATCCCGCCCCTCAGCGGCGACGAAGACTTCGGCCTGGTCACCGGCAAAGACGTCACCCAGCTCATCTCGCTGCAAGCCTATAGCTGCGTCGAGTGCGGCCGCTGTACTGAACACTGCCCTGCTTCCACCACCGGCAAGGTGCTGAACCCAAAGGAGATCATCCTCGGCCTGCGCTCCTACCTGAACGAGTTCTCCCCCTCCTCCGAAGTGCCGCTCCTTGCCGAATCAAAGCCCCTCTCCATGGAAGCCGCCTTCGAGTGCACCACCTGCGGCTCCTGCGAGTTCCAGTGCCCGGTCGGCATCCAGCACCTGCCCATCCTCATCGGCCTACGGCGCGGGGCCACCAACACCGGCGCATGGGAGGACAACTACGGAACCAAGCTCTTCCTGGCCCTCGAAAAGAACGGCAACGCCCTCGGCCTCAGTTCGCTGGAGCGCGACAAGTTCATCAAGAAAGAGGCCTTCCCTATCTTCGACGGCACGCAGGAGTACTGCCTGTGGCTGGGCTGCATGGGCGGCTACGACCCCAAGGGCCGCGAGATCATCGCCGACTTCGCCCGCGTAATGACGTATCTCGGCACCAGCTTCGGCGTCCTGAAGAAAGAAAAGTGTACCGGCGACCCAGCCCGCCGCCTGGGGAACGACCTCGTCTTCCAGAATCTCGCCGAGTCCGGCCTGAAGGCCTTCGAGTCCGCGAAGGTACAGAAGATCGTGGCCATCTGCCCGCACTGCGTCCGCACCATCGCCAGCGACTGGCGCGAGGTCGGCATCGCTCCCCAGATCGAGCACCACTCCGAGTTCATGGCGCGGCACCAATCCCGTTTACCCAAGCAGACAAGCGGCGAATCCATCGTCTACCACGACCCCTGCTACCTGGGTCGCTATCGGGATGTCTACGAGGAGCCCCGGGCAGCCGTCGCAGCGGCGGGAACGTTGGTCGAAGCTCCACGCTCCTACGAGCGCAGCTTCTGCTGCGGAGCGGGTGGCGGGCTGGCCTTCCTGGGCGAAGAGTCCGGAGAGCGCGTCTCGCACGTCCGCGCCCGCGAACTGACGGAGACCGGTGCGCAGACCGTCGGCACCGCCTGCCCGTTCTGCAACACAATGTTCCGCGACGCGCTCTCGGCAGTCTCGGATGCCCCGCCGAAGCTGCTCGATATCGCGCAGCTTACAGCACGGGCACTGCCTCCGAGGAACTAA
- a CDS encoding cation diffusion facilitator family transporter has product MASTGTEYVDSHHTAAVAKRSAALLSVGTASVITLLKLVTGLLTGSLGMLSEAAHSAIDLVAAAITLFSVQAADRPADDEHNYGHGKIESLSAFFETVLMVGSCVWIVYEALHRILSRSHLVLPFSVWPFVVLGLSILVDFSRARALRKAAAQHRSEALAADAVHFGTDIWSSTAVLVGLVATNLGRRFHIPALELADPIAALIVSAIILRVSWNLARQTVDTLLDATPAQGSASSSQVRRGLIRDLAAIDGVLSVDRLRTRRSGPSYFADVTLAMPRNLTFQRSEQITKAATAAVQRVLPDADVVVHSVPTATLAESVHDRIRAVAARSNLNVHDVSVQQYDGALHVEQHLEVDETMSLRHAHDLVTRLESEMRREVPSIATILTHIESEPATIEQPATIDSDRELESRLRKVAREFPAILDIHDVVVTHLHDRIQVNCHCTLPDDLPMAEVHTLLTALENSFKLECPEVTRLLIHPEPATDNRR; this is encoded by the coding sequence ATGGCCAGCACGGGCACGGAGTACGTCGACAGCCACCACACTGCCGCCGTCGCCAAGCGTTCGGCGGCGCTGCTGTCGGTCGGTACGGCGAGCGTCATCACGCTGCTGAAGCTCGTCACTGGGCTGCTCACCGGCTCGCTCGGGATGCTCTCCGAGGCCGCCCACTCGGCCATCGACCTGGTCGCCGCCGCCATCACCCTCTTCTCCGTGCAGGCCGCCGACCGCCCCGCCGACGACGAGCACAACTACGGCCACGGCAAGATCGAATCGCTCTCGGCCTTCTTCGAGACCGTCCTCATGGTCGGCTCCTGCGTCTGGATCGTCTACGAGGCACTCCACCGCATCCTCTCGCGCTCGCACCTGGTGCTGCCGTTCTCGGTGTGGCCCTTCGTGGTGCTGGGGCTGTCCATTCTGGTCGATTTCTCCCGCGCGCGCGCGCTGCGCAAGGCCGCCGCGCAGCACCGCTCCGAGGCACTGGCCGCCGACGCCGTCCACTTCGGCACCGATATCTGGTCCTCGACCGCCGTTCTCGTGGGCCTCGTCGCCACTAACCTCGGCAGGCGCTTCCACATTCCGGCGCTCGAGCTGGCCGACCCCATCGCCGCGCTCATCGTCTCGGCCATCATCCTGCGGGTCTCGTGGAACCTGGCCCGCCAGACCGTCGATACGCTGCTCGACGCCACGCCCGCGCAAGGCTCGGCCTCGAGCAGCCAGGTGCGGCGCGGGCTTATCCGCGACCTCGCCGCCATCGACGGCGTGCTCTCTGTCGACCGCCTGCGCACCCGCCGCTCCGGCCCGAGCTACTTCGCCGACGTGACCCTGGCGATGCCGCGCAACCTCACCTTCCAGCGGTCGGAGCAGATTACAAAAGCAGCCACCGCGGCGGTGCAGCGAGTGCTCCCTGATGCCGACGTCGTCGTCCACTCGGTTCCCACCGCCACCCTGGCCGAGAGCGTCCACGACCGCATCCGCGCTGTCGCCGCCCGGTCGAACCTGAACGTCCACGACGTCTCGGTGCAGCAGTACGACGGCGCGCTGCACGTCGAACAGCACCTCGAGGTGGACGAGACCATGTCGCTGCGTCACGCGCACGACCTCGTCACCCGGCTCGAGTCCGAGATGCGCCGCGAGGTTCCCTCCATCGCCACCATCCTGACCCACATCGAGAGCGAGCCGGCCACCATCGAGCAGCCCGCCACCATCGACAGCGACCGCGAGTTGGAGTCGCGGCTGCGCAAGGTAGCCCGCGAGTTTCCCGCAATCCTCGACATTCACGACGTCGTGGTCACCCACCTGCACGACCGCATCCAGGTGAACTGCCACTGCACGCTGCCGGACGACCTCCCCATGGCGGAGGTCCACACCCTGCTGACGGCGCTCGAGAACAGCTTCAAGCTCGAGTGTCCCGAGGTGACCCGGCTGCTGATCCACCCCGAACCGGCCACCGACAACCGCCGCTGA
- a CDS encoding ubiquinone/menaquinone biosynthesis methyltransferase has product MIATAREHEVSTGAKPAAGLDEAAAASNVQQMFDSIAPKYDTLNHLLSAGIDRLWWWRAARSFRQVLARPEAVALDLCCGTGDMTLALNRLRPTLSTFPTAPVLAVDFSHNMLVRGRAKFHGHNIIPIEADALHLPLPNGSIDLITSAFGFRNLANYEEGLAELFRVLGPGGQIGILDCNQPEGVVGMAYNLYFKRILPWVGGLISGDRSAYSYLPASVERFPRPARMLQMIRKAGFVDASWTSYTLGVAGLYRAIKPTQTSHQAGNR; this is encoded by the coding sequence ATGATCGCGACCGCTAGAGAGCACGAAGTATCGACCGGGGCCAAGCCTGCGGCGGGACTCGACGAGGCTGCCGCAGCCAGCAACGTGCAGCAGATGTTCGACTCCATCGCCCCGAAGTACGACACGCTCAACCACCTGCTCTCGGCCGGAATCGACCGTCTGTGGTGGTGGCGGGCGGCGCGCAGCTTCCGTCAGGTGCTGGCCCGGCCCGAGGCAGTGGCGCTCGATCTCTGCTGCGGCACGGGCGATATGACCCTTGCGCTCAACCGTCTTCGACCCACGTTATCCACATTTCCCACAGCTCCTGTGCTGGCTGTGGATTTCTCCCATAACATGCTCGTCCGGGGCCGAGCTAAGTTCCATGGGCACAATATCATCCCCATAGAAGCTGATGCGCTTCATCTCCCCCTCCCCAATGGCTCAATTGACCTGATTACCTCAGCCTTCGGCTTCCGCAATCTGGCCAATTATGAGGAGGGTCTGGCCGAGCTGTTTCGCGTCCTCGGACCCGGCGGGCAGATCGGCATTCTCGACTGCAACCAGCCCGAGGGAGTGGTCGGCATGGCCTACAACCTCTACTTCAAGCGCATCCTGCCCTGGGTCGGCGGCCTCATCTCCGGCGACCGCAGCGCCTACAGCTACCTGCCTGCCTCCGTCGAGCGCTTCCCCCGACCCGCGAGAATGCTCCAGATGATCCGCAAGGCAGGCTTCGTCGATGCGAGTTGGACCAGCTATACCCTGGGTGTCGCCGGGCTTTATCGGGCTATTAAACCCACCCAAACAAGTCACCAGGCGGGTAACCGGTAA